A genomic region of Bradyrhizobium sp. ORS 278 contains the following coding sequences:
- a CDS encoding NAD(P)-dependent oxidoreductase has product MAKVAFIGLGVMGFPMAGHLVKKGGHEVTVYNRTAAKAKEWADKFGGKTAPTPKQAAEGQDFVMCCVGNDNDLRSVTIGPDGAFGGMTKGATFVDHTTASAEVARELDAAATKAGFKFVDAPVSGGQAGAENGVLTVMCGGTQDAYAGAEPVIAAYARMCKLLGPAGSGQLTKMVNQICIAGLVQGLSEGIHFAKKSGLDVPAVIETISKGAAQSWQMENRYKTMNDGKYDFGFAVEWMRKDLSICLNEARRNGAHLPVTALVDQFYSEVEKLGGKRWDTSSLLARLEK; this is encoded by the coding sequence ATGGCTAAAGTCGCTTTCATCGGTCTCGGCGTCATGGGTTTCCCCATGGCGGGACATCTCGTGAAGAAGGGTGGTCACGAGGTGACGGTGTACAACCGCACCGCGGCCAAGGCGAAGGAATGGGCCGACAAGTTCGGCGGCAAGACAGCTCCGACGCCTAAGCAGGCCGCCGAGGGCCAGGATTTCGTGATGTGCTGCGTCGGCAACGACAACGATCTGCGCTCGGTGACGATCGGTCCCGACGGCGCCTTCGGCGGCATGACCAAGGGCGCAACATTCGTCGACCACACCACGGCGTCAGCTGAAGTGGCACGCGAGCTCGACGCCGCAGCCACCAAGGCTGGCTTCAAATTCGTCGATGCGCCGGTGTCGGGCGGCCAGGCCGGCGCCGAGAACGGCGTGCTCACCGTCATGTGCGGCGGCACCCAGGACGCCTATGCCGGCGCCGAGCCGGTGATCGCGGCTTATGCGCGCATGTGCAAGCTGCTCGGGCCGGCCGGCTCAGGCCAGCTGACCAAGATGGTCAACCAGATCTGCATCGCCGGCCTCGTGCAGGGCCTCTCCGAAGGCATCCACTTCGCCAAGAAGTCGGGCCTCGACGTCCCCGCCGTCATCGAGACCATCTCCAAGGGTGCCGCGCAGTCCTGGCAGATGGAGAACCGCTACAAGACCATGAACGACGGCAAATACGATTTTGGTTTCGCTGTCGAATGGATGCGGAAGGACCTGTCGATCTGCCTCAACGAAGCCCGTCGCAACGGCGCCCATTTGCCGGTGACCGCGCTGGTCGACCAGTTCTACTCCGAAGTCGAGAAGCTCGGCGGCAAGCGCTGGGACACGTCGAGCCTGCTGGCGCGGCTGGAGAAGTGA
- a CDS encoding tail fiber protein, with protein sequence MASTSNLPIGFVCMFAGDLSVSTVRSALIAAGWLPCDGSSYATSQYAALYTAIGNAHGGSGGNFNVPNLTGRFVRGTTATATIDPDAGTRTAAAPGGATGNAVGSLQAGATALPTNPWVLAQDGDHFHAYQHLDTNMHEVWSGSTDSMARWSTTVTIGAAGGHFHTMSGGDPATLPVNAALYWVIRASAAPAAAQTPAGAIAAFGASLATQSPTGWIYCNGMPQAISASSPAFANTLGSNFGGDGVSVFNVPDLRGQFLRGTSHGTGRDPNASIRYALLGGGNTGDAVGSAQHYSTANGVIPISVAATGDHTHAQALVPANDHHAAYGASGPAAYNTMEWTDDWTNTTKAGAHTHSVTGGDKETRPVNIYLDWFIANDVIPDAPPIGSVTAYGGDVTSIDNLTSLLADGWLPCVGQKLKKNDPTYAALYKVIGATFGQDNLNFYLPDLRGYFVMGAGQAKVGAIQAQSTTCQPITPFTTTPIGDHTHQVTGIPTDTHTIDVVAGWDLAENNPNTTASTVAGNHSHQIVAGGDAESRPVNINVDYIIRFK encoded by the coding sequence ATGGCTTCAACGAGCAATCTTCCCATTGGTTTTGTTTGTATGTTCGCAGGAGATCTCTCGGTCTCTACTGTTAGATCGGCCTTGATCGCCGCCGGCTGGCTGCCGTGCGACGGCTCATCCTATGCAACCTCGCAATATGCCGCTCTCTATACGGCGATCGGCAACGCTCACGGCGGATCAGGCGGCAATTTCAACGTTCCGAACCTCACGGGACGATTCGTGCGGGGGACGACGGCGACCGCTACCATTGACCCCGACGCTGGGACGCGGACCGCGGCCGCTCCAGGGGGCGCGACGGGCAATGCCGTCGGATCGCTTCAGGCGGGTGCGACCGCCCTTCCGACCAATCCCTGGGTTCTCGCGCAGGATGGCGATCATTTCCATGCCTATCAGCATCTCGACACCAACATGCATGAGGTGTGGAGCGGCAGCACCGACAGCATGGCGCGATGGTCCACCACGGTGACGATCGGGGCGGCGGGCGGTCACTTCCACACCATGTCTGGCGGGGACCCGGCGACGCTGCCGGTCAATGCGGCGCTCTATTGGGTGATCCGGGCGAGCGCCGCGCCGGCCGCCGCGCAGACGCCGGCCGGCGCAATTGCCGCGTTCGGCGCGAGCCTCGCCACGCAGAGCCCCACAGGCTGGATCTACTGCAATGGCATGCCGCAGGCGATCAGTGCGAGCAGTCCGGCCTTCGCCAACACGCTCGGCTCGAACTTCGGCGGCGACGGGGTCTCGGTGTTCAACGTGCCTGATCTGCGCGGGCAGTTTTTGCGCGGCACCAGCCACGGCACCGGCCGCGACCCCAATGCGTCCATTCGCTATGCGCTGCTGGGCGGCGGCAATACGGGAGATGCGGTGGGCTCAGCCCAGCATTACTCGACCGCCAACGGCGTCATCCCCATCAGCGTCGCGGCCACCGGTGACCACACCCACGCTCAGGCCCTGGTGCCCGCCAATGATCACCATGCCGCCTATGGCGCCTCAGGTCCCGCAGCCTACAACACCATGGAATGGACCGACGACTGGACGAACACTACGAAGGCGGGCGCCCACACCCATAGCGTCACCGGCGGCGACAAGGAGACGCGGCCGGTCAACATCTATCTCGACTGGTTCATCGCCAATGACGTCATTCCCGATGCGCCGCCGATCGGCTCGGTCACGGCCTATGGCGGTGACGTTACCTCGATCGACAACCTGACCTCTTTGCTGGCCGATGGCTGGCTGCCCTGCGTCGGGCAAAAGCTCAAGAAGAACGACCCAACCTATGCCGCGCTCTACAAGGTGATCGGGGCCACCTTCGGGCAGGACAATCTCAACTTCTACCTGCCCGACCTCAGGGGCTACTTCGTCATGGGGGCGGGCCAGGCGAAAGTGGGCGCCATCCAGGCGCAGTCGACCACCTGCCAGCCGATCACACCCTTCACGACGACACCGATCGGCGATCACACCCATCAGGTGACGGGCATCCCCACCGACACCCACACGATCGACGTCGTCGCAGGCTGGGATCTCGCCGAGAACAATCCGAACACCACTGCCTCGACGGTTGCCGGCAACCACTCCCACCAGATCGTCGCGGGGGGCGACGCGGAGTCGCGGCCTGTCAACATCAACGTCGACTACATCATCCGCTTCAAGTAG
- a CDS encoding TonB-dependent receptor domain-containing protein: MSAGDFWGSVSLAGVVVAGFATMTPAKAQDRRAASDTLLPDVTVEAPRRSPAARRTPSSAQTVPPTARTAPRRATTASQAAGPSAPSSVSAGTPLNSNTVPAAGSRLGLTAREVPAAVEVVGSETLREQGYHTTVDAVKGASGVSAGDAPNDVGYAMRGFQGNQVNVLYNGINIGPTGFTALTMETFNLDRVEFLKGPSSLSSGQGAVGGTINFVTKTPHTGPVQNEAFVGFDQRGSFRSGFGSGGSTSVQELDYRFDISRTKEVGFIADTEFKNVHVSGQLNYRLSDSFRTFVAAEFKDYKAKPYEGTPLVPAADSGTNATAGIVSGSKISAYNGSTLDAVTIDRRTLSTNYNVVDGHKTIKESWVRSGFEWDLNNAVTLRSQIYNYNASRDWYNNEVSAFNADTNVVDRERFFVHHNHDILGNLTDVTWNGSIFGLANRLIGLVESSHTDFTRPGAANFFHDTVPLVGFDRGVFGSLTTQMQTATIDSVAFNLEDRLKLTDTFALVGGLRYNPFTLDRNSTDMNGVVKNGFPYSKSWQPVTGRIGYTWEALPGTTFYSQYATATDISADSIFLLSPTQNLTLSDSRSYETGVKQLTWNGRAEWTFSAFDIARHNVYSAQAGQQLNFAGKVRSQGVELAAAVRPTPESKLWGNVAYVRARYADYDLAGGGSFSGHTPPNIPAVIVNGGGSYRFLNPAWWPVELGFSVRHVGDRWSTDANTVKLLAYTTADLFAFIDLPKVPLFATATSTRLAFRVRNVTDRRYAAWSDPFYPDQIFLGAPRTYEVEASFKF, from the coding sequence ATGAGCGCGGGGGATTTCTGGGGTTCAGTGTCGTTGGCGGGTGTGGTGGTGGCGGGTTTCGCAACGATGACCCCTGCCAAAGCGCAGGACAGGCGGGCCGCAAGCGACACCTTGCTTCCCGACGTGACGGTCGAAGCGCCGCGCCGATCGCCGGCAGCCCGCCGAACGCCATCGTCGGCACAGACTGTCCCTCCAACGGCGCGGACAGCGCCGCGGCGCGCGACGACGGCATCGCAGGCGGCTGGTCCGTCCGCTCCCTCCTCCGTCTCGGCCGGAACGCCGCTCAACAGCAACACCGTCCCGGCGGCCGGCAGCCGGCTCGGCCTCACGGCGCGCGAGGTGCCCGCGGCGGTCGAGGTGGTCGGTAGCGAGACGCTGCGCGAGCAGGGCTACCACACGACGGTCGATGCGGTGAAAGGCGCGAGCGGCGTGAGCGCCGGCGATGCGCCGAACGACGTCGGCTATGCGATGCGTGGATTCCAGGGCAACCAGGTCAACGTGCTCTACAACGGCATCAACATCGGACCGACCGGTTTCACCGCGCTGACGATGGAGACCTTCAATCTCGACCGCGTCGAGTTTCTCAAGGGCCCCTCCTCCCTGAGTTCGGGCCAGGGCGCCGTGGGCGGCACCATCAATTTCGTCACCAAGACCCCGCACACCGGGCCGGTGCAGAACGAGGCCTTCGTCGGCTTCGACCAGCGCGGCAGCTTTCGCAGCGGCTTCGGCTCCGGCGGCAGCACGAGCGTGCAAGAGCTCGACTATCGCTTCGACATCAGCCGGACCAAGGAAGTCGGCTTCATCGCCGACACCGAGTTCAAGAATGTCCACGTGTCCGGCCAGTTGAACTACCGCCTGTCCGACAGCTTCCGGACCTTCGTGGCCGCCGAGTTCAAGGACTACAAGGCCAAGCCCTATGAAGGCACGCCGCTGGTGCCGGCAGCCGACAGCGGCACCAATGCGACCGCCGGCATCGTCTCGGGCAGCAAGATATCCGCCTACAACGGCAGCACTCTCGACGCCGTCACGATCGACCGCCGTACGCTGTCGACCAATTACAATGTGGTCGACGGTCACAAGACGATCAAGGAGTCGTGGGTCCGCAGCGGCTTCGAATGGGACCTGAACAATGCGGTTACCCTGCGGAGCCAAATCTACAACTACAATGCCAGCCGCGACTGGTACAACAACGAGGTCTCGGCGTTCAATGCGGACACCAATGTGGTCGACCGCGAGCGCTTCTTCGTCCACCACAACCATGACATCCTCGGCAACCTCACCGACGTGACGTGGAACGGAAGCATCTTCGGCCTCGCCAACCGCCTCATTGGCTTGGTCGAGAGCTCACATACCGACTTCACGCGGCCCGGCGCGGCGAATTTCTTTCACGACACGGTGCCGCTCGTCGGGTTCGACCGAGGCGTGTTCGGCAGTCTCACAACGCAAATGCAGACAGCCACCATCGACAGCGTCGCATTCAACCTCGAGGACCGGCTGAAGCTGACCGACACCTTCGCCCTCGTCGGCGGCCTCCGCTACAATCCATTCACGCTCGATCGCAATTCAACCGACATGAACGGCGTGGTGAAAAACGGATTCCCCTATTCGAAGAGCTGGCAGCCGGTCACCGGCCGCATCGGATATACCTGGGAAGCGCTGCCGGGCACGACCTTCTACAGCCAATATGCAACGGCGACCGATATCTCGGCGGACAGCATCTTTCTGCTGAGCCCAACGCAGAACCTCACGCTCTCGGACTCCCGCAGCTACGAAACCGGCGTCAAGCAGCTCACCTGGAACGGCCGCGCCGAATGGACCTTCTCGGCGTTCGACATCGCGCGCCACAACGTCTACAGCGCCCAGGCCGGCCAGCAACTCAATTTCGCCGGCAAGGTGAGGTCGCAGGGCGTCGAGCTCGCCGCCGCCGTGCGGCCGACGCCGGAGAGCAAGCTATGGGGTAACGTCGCCTATGTCCGCGCGCGCTACGCCGACTATGATCTCGCCGGCGGCGGCTCCTTCTCCGGCCACACGCCGCCGAACATCCCCGCCGTGATCGTCAATGGCGGCGGCTCCTACCGCTTCCTCAATCCCGCCTGGTGGCCGGTCGAGCTCGGCTTCTCAGTGCGCCATGTCGGCGACCGCTGGAGCACCGATGCCAACACCGTGAAGCTGCTCGCCTACACCACCGCGGACCTGTTCGCCTTCATCGACCTGCCGAAGGTGCCGCTGTTCGCCACCGCAACCAGCACCCGTCTCGCCTTTCGCGTCCGCAACGTCACCGACAGGCGCTACGCTGCCTGGAGCGATCCGTTCTATCCCGACCAGATCTTCCTCGGCGCGCCCCGCACCTACGAGGTCGAAGCCTCGTTCAAATTCTGA
- a CDS encoding PepSY domain-containing protein has translation MIRALIPTHRWLSIPLAPLFVLWFATGIVMHFVPFPAQTESERFAGLAALDLATSLHSPADAVGVSGVDHPRRIRLWQRADGPVYVISAADRNVAIHADTLAAADIGDSDLALSIARVTAQQRGFRADKAAVAAHDDYDQWTVPNRFDAHRPLYRIALNDADATDLYVSARTGEVVLDTTGFERRWNYLGSVVHWIYPTVLRKDWAAWNVTVWWLSLAAVMAAVTGALLGPLRLRLRKARPVLRYRGWHLWHHWMGLVCMQFVLTWMVSGWLSMDHGRLFATGLLTRVEDAILVGAVDWTQLSAAPAVTGEVREIEWFAFGGRLHQRTRRALRQQQISMRDGPSWHVVGRFLQPAEINAVAVRLRGDCARSIEVEPGDDYPFASDVPGAPIHRVVCGDTWYHVDAASGAALEKLDPSRRAYRWLYQALHTLDFPTLLAHATLRTLLIVGLCITGFVFSVTGLVIGWRRLRAAGLAPRHNG, from the coding sequence ATGATCCGGGCGCTGATCCCCACGCATCGCTGGCTCAGCATTCCCCTGGCTCCGCTGTTCGTGCTGTGGTTCGCCACCGGCATCGTGATGCACTTCGTGCCGTTTCCGGCACAGACCGAGAGCGAGCGCTTCGCAGGCCTCGCGGCGCTCGATCTGGCGACGTCGCTCCACAGTCCGGCGGACGCCGTCGGCGTGAGCGGCGTCGATCACCCCCGCAGGATCCGGCTTTGGCAGCGCGCGGATGGGCCCGTTTATGTGATCTCCGCGGCCGACCGGAACGTGGCCATTCATGCCGACACGCTGGCAGCGGCCGATATCGGCGACAGCGATCTCGCGCTGTCCATCGCCCGCGTAACGGCACAGCAGCGGGGGTTCCGCGCCGACAAGGCCGCGGTCGCCGCGCACGACGATTATGATCAATGGACGGTGCCGAACCGGTTCGATGCGCATCGGCCGCTCTACCGCATCGCGCTGAACGATGCCGACGCGACTGACCTCTATGTCTCCGCGCGGACCGGCGAGGTGGTGCTCGACACGACCGGCTTCGAACGCCGCTGGAATTATCTCGGCAGCGTCGTGCACTGGATCTATCCGACAGTGCTGCGCAAGGACTGGGCCGCATGGAACGTGACGGTGTGGTGGCTGTCCCTCGCGGCCGTCATGGCCGCTGTGACCGGCGCCCTGCTCGGGCCCCTCAGGCTGCGGCTCCGCAAGGCACGACCCGTCTTGCGCTACCGCGGCTGGCACCTGTGGCATCATTGGATGGGCCTCGTCTGCATGCAATTCGTGCTGACCTGGATGGTCAGCGGCTGGCTGTCGATGGATCACGGCCGGCTGTTTGCGACCGGCCTGCTCACGCGCGTCGAGGATGCCATCCTTGTCGGCGCCGTGGATTGGACGCAGCTCTCGGCTGCCCCCGCAGTGACCGGCGAGGTCCGCGAGATCGAATGGTTCGCATTCGGCGGGCGACTGCATCAACGCACGCGCCGCGCACTGCGCCAGCAGCAGATCTCGATGCGCGACGGCCCGTCCTGGCACGTCGTCGGCCGCTTCCTGCAGCCCGCCGAGATCAATGCCGTGGCGGTCCGGCTGCGCGGCGACTGCGCGCGATCGATCGAGGTCGAGCCCGGCGACGACTATCCGTTTGCATCGGATGTGCCAGGCGCACCGATCCATCGCGTCGTCTGCGGCGACACCTGGTACCACGTCGATGCCGCCTCGGGCGCGGCGCTGGAGAAGCTCGATCCGTCGCGACGCGCCTATCGCTGGCTCTACCAGGCGCTGCACACGCTCGACTTTCCGACGCTGCTCGCGCACGCCACGCTGCGCACGCTCCTCATCGTCGGCCTGTGCATCACGGGCTTTGTCTTCAGTGTCACCGGCCTCGTGATCGGCTGGCGGCGGCTCCGCGCGGCAGGCCTCGCGCCGCGCCACAATGGTTAA
- a CDS encoding HAMP domain-containing sensor histidine kinase has translation MSKPAEKPEIVELPADAPALAPVSQRRAAQQRVREARDRLTSTSGTRPAFDRELLRQYAQTRISASYIVMLLVVATGMMLSVWLHAVAAGAWTLGVLCIHAAIVRNCSNFLADQPSLAATRRWRTRFVLLDLLYGVCWMAILIHPALAEVSGTLMMFLMLLVIAVSSMLAANLPVAAVAVTAPVTVAITLSLALSGTFDNYLLAGFAVAAEGYFVLLAHQLHSTTLATLEARAEKDALIGELEQAKAISDEARYRAEAANVAKSRFLAQMSHELRTPLNAILGFSEVMKSEIFGAHAVPVYKEYSADIHNSGVHLLNLINEILDLSRIEAGRYELNEEAVALVHVIADCHHLLKLRASSRGITIHEVFEQKMPRLWADERAIRQVVLNLLSNAIKFTPQGGEIWLKAGWTASGGQYLSVKDTGSGIPENEIPIVLASFGQGSNSIKSAEQGAGLGLPIAKNLIEMHGGTFTLKSKVRIGTEVIVTFPPERVMSALAPLSDEAPPLQPDPATAPAQEKRRLLRKPIMNAGTGL, from the coding sequence ATGAGTAAACCCGCGGAAAAGCCCGAGATCGTCGAGCTTCCGGCCGATGCGCCGGCGCTCGCGCCGGTCAGCCAGCGCCGGGCGGCGCAGCAGCGGGTGCGCGAGGCGCGCGACCGGTTAACGTCGACATCGGGAACGCGGCCGGCCTTCGACCGCGAGCTGCTGCGCCAATATGCGCAGACCCGCATCTCCGCCTCCTACATCGTGATGCTGCTGGTCGTCGCGACCGGCATGATGCTGAGCGTCTGGCTGCACGCGGTCGCCGCGGGCGCCTGGACGCTCGGCGTGCTCTGCATCCACGCCGCGATCGTGCGCAACTGCTCGAACTTCCTGGCCGACCAGCCATCGCTGGCGGCGACGCGGCGCTGGCGGACCCGCTTCGTGCTGCTCGACCTGCTCTACGGCGTGTGCTGGATGGCGATCCTGATCCACCCCGCGCTGGCGGAGGTGTCGGGCACGCTGATGATGTTCCTGATGCTGCTGGTCATCGCCGTGTCCAGCATGCTCGCAGCGAACCTGCCAGTGGCAGCCGTCGCGGTGACCGCGCCGGTGACGGTCGCGATCACGCTGAGCCTCGCGCTGTCGGGCACGTTCGACAATTATCTGCTTGCCGGATTTGCCGTCGCGGCCGAAGGCTATTTCGTGCTGCTCGCGCATCAGCTGCATTCGACCACGCTGGCCACGCTCGAGGCGCGCGCCGAGAAGGATGCGCTGATCGGCGAGCTCGAGCAGGCCAAGGCGATCTCCGACGAGGCACGCTACCGCGCCGAAGCGGCCAATGTCGCCAAATCGCGCTTCCTCGCCCAGATGAGCCACGAGCTGCGCACGCCGCTGAACGCCATTCTCGGCTTCTCCGAGGTGATGAAGAGCGAGATCTTCGGCGCCCATGCGGTGCCGGTCTACAAGGAATACTCGGCCGACATCCACAATTCCGGCGTCCACCTGCTCAATTTGATCAACGAGATCCTCGACCTCTCGCGCATCGAGGCCGGCCGCTACGAGCTTAACGAGGAAGCGGTGGCGCTGGTGCATGTGATCGCGGACTGCCATCATCTGCTCAAGCTGCGCGCCTCGAGCCGCGGCATCACCATCCACGAGGTGTTCGAGCAGAAAATGCCGCGTCTGTGGGCCGACGAGCGCGCGATCCGCCAGGTCGTGCTGAACCTGCTGTCCAACGCCATCAAGTTCACGCCGCAGGGCGGCGAGATCTGGCTGAAGGCGGGCTGGACGGCGTCCGGCGGGCAATATCTCAGCGTCAAGGACACCGGCTCCGGCATCCCGGAGAACGAGATCCCGATCGTGCTCGCCTCGTTCGGCCAGGGCTCGAATTCGATCAAGTCAGCCGAACAAGGCGCGGGCCTGGGGCTTCCGATCGCCAAGAACCTGATCGAGATGCATGGCGGCACGTTCACGCTGAAATCGAAGGTCCGCATCGGCACCGAGGTGATCGTCACCTTCCCGCCCGAGCGCGTGATGTCGGCGCTGGCGCCGCTGTCCGACGAGGCGCCGCCGCTGCAACCGGATCCTGCCACCGCGCCCGCTCAGGAGAAGCGGCGGCTGCTGCGCAAACCGATCATGAATGCCGGAACGGGACTGTGA
- a CDS encoding DUF1289 domain-containing protein: protein MSQDSPCIAVCLIDPKTKLCFGCGRTLPEIARWGRMSRDERLAVMDGLPLRMHDAGLPAMARKRD, encoded by the coding sequence ATGAGCCAGGATTCCCCCTGCATTGCCGTCTGCTTGATCGACCCCAAGACGAAGCTGTGCTTCGGCTGCGGCCGCACGCTGCCGGAGATTGCGCGCTGGGGACGCATGTCGCGCGACGAGCGGCTCGCCGTGATGGACGGGCTGCCCCTGCGCATGCACGACGCCGGATTGCCCGCGATGGCGCGCAAGCGCGACTGA
- a CDS encoding TIGR02281 family clan AA aspartic protease, translating to MNKVALVLLTMVVTASAVIVYKDPEQAALASDTVSSMLRSRAFRAKAGPPTNAVEIERTRGGEFALRAKINGVAAPMVVDTGATSVVLTWETAKAAGLPLELLDYDVDVETAGGHTKAARLTLDRLAIGKLVERSVPALVVPHGQMKTNLLGMSFLDRLERWEVRSDRLMLHGYPERS from the coding sequence ATGAACAAGGTCGCCTTGGTTCTCCTCACGATGGTGGTCACCGCGAGCGCCGTGATCGTCTACAAGGATCCCGAGCAGGCGGCGCTGGCCAGCGACACCGTCTCGAGCATGCTCCGCAGCCGCGCCTTCAGGGCCAAAGCGGGTCCGCCGACCAACGCGGTCGAGATCGAGCGCACGCGGGGCGGCGAGTTCGCGCTGCGCGCCAAGATCAACGGCGTCGCCGCGCCGATGGTGGTCGACACCGGCGCCACCTCGGTGGTGCTGACCTGGGAGACGGCCAAGGCCGCGGGCCTGCCGCTCGAGCTGCTCGACTACGATGTCGACGTCGAGACCGCAGGCGGTCATACCAAGGCGGCGCGGCTGACGCTGGATCGGCTCGCGATCGGCAAGCTGGTGGAGCGCTCAGTGCCCGCGCTGGTCGTGCCCCACGGCCAGATGAAGACCAATCTGCTCGGCATGAGCTTCCTCGACCGTCTGGAACGCTGGGAGGTGCGCTCCGACCGGCTGATGCTGCACGGCTATCCCGAGCGCAGCTGA
- a CDS encoding histidinol-phosphate transaminase, with amino-acid sequence MADAPPPQLIKLALNETPFGPSPAAVAAIQADLAGLARYTGHEVDDLTAAIAARENIAADQIVLGENLNVLGLYLSAQGGPGGTFVYSEPGYTALVDAVAPAGGRVIGVALNAALENDLPALAAVVDSNTRAVYLVNPHNPSGTASDAAQFIAAVRALASRTLVIVDEAYLEFLPDFAERTVTPLLREGANVAVFRTFSKIYGLAGLAIGYTLAPKPLAAALKQMGIGAFFGLSRLSLVAATASLGDLDYVASVRGKVAAEREAWHALLRERKRRFSASRANFVFFDCGRPHQEAAAALAARGISIGRAQPGFATWLRISIGLPEENAIARQAVAELLPAN; translated from the coding sequence ATGGCCGACGCCCCGCCCCCGCAATTGATCAAGCTTGCGCTCAACGAGACTCCCTTCGGCCCCTCGCCCGCCGCCGTCGCGGCCATCCAGGCCGATCTCGCCGGGCTCGCCCGCTACACCGGACACGAGGTCGACGACCTCACGGCTGCGATTGCCGCGCGCGAGAACATCGCAGCCGACCAGATCGTGCTCGGCGAGAACCTCAACGTGCTCGGGCTCTACCTGTCCGCCCAGGGCGGACCCGGTGGCACCTTCGTCTACTCCGAGCCGGGCTACACGGCGCTGGTCGACGCGGTGGCGCCGGCCGGCGGCCGCGTGATCGGCGTAGCGCTGAACGCCGCGCTGGAGAATGACTTGCCGGCCCTTGCGGCCGTGGTCGACAGCAACACCCGCGCAGTCTATCTGGTCAATCCGCACAATCCCTCGGGAACGGCGAGCGACGCCGCGCAATTCATCGCAGCGGTTCGCGCATTGGCGTCGCGCACGCTCGTCATCGTCGACGAGGCGTATCTGGAGTTCCTGCCTGATTTCGCCGAACGTACGGTTACGCCGCTGCTGCGCGAGGGCGCGAACGTCGCGGTGTTCCGAACATTTTCCAAGATCTACGGCCTTGCCGGTCTGGCCATCGGGTACACCTTGGCGCCGAAGCCGTTGGCCGCAGCGCTGAAGCAGATGGGCATCGGTGCCTTCTTCGGCCTGAGCCGGCTCAGTCTCGTCGCTGCCACCGCGAGCCTCGGCGATCTTGATTACGTCGCGTCCGTGCGCGGCAAAGTGGCGGCCGAGCGCGAGGCGTGGCACGCGCTGCTGCGCGAGCGCAAGCGGCGCTTCAGCGCCTCACGGGCGAACTTCGTGTTCTTCGATTGCGGCCGGCCACATCAGGAAGCGGCCGCGGCGCTCGCGGCCCGCGGCATCAGCATCGGCCGCGCGCAGCCGGGCTTTGCGACATGGCTACGCATCTCGATCGGGCTGCCCGAGGAGAATGCGATCGCGCGGCAGGCCGTGGCGGAGCTGCTGCCGGCGAACTGA
- the dusA gene encoding tRNA dihydrouridine(20/20a) synthase DusA, translating to MAEISDEIGKSGAWRFAVAPMMDWTDRHCRVFHRLLSRRALLYTEMVTTGAVIHGDRTRLLGFDRSEHPVALQLGGSDPADLATSARIGEDFGYDEINLNVGCPSDRVKDGRFGACLMAEPALVAACVAAMKRVVTIPVTVKCRIGIDDQDPEVALDALADAVVDAGADALIVHARKAWLNGLSPKENRDIPPLDYDRVYRLKARLPRVPVIINGGITSIEAAQDHLAHVDGVMLGRAAYQEPWRLLDVDPVLFGEAGPQRSMKDALAALEPYIERQVAQGMRLHAITRHLVGAYHAVPGARAFRRHLAERGVKPDAGIEVLREAVAMIEERAPSVALA from the coding sequence ATGGCTGAAATATCAGACGAAATAGGTAAATCAGGAGCTTGGCGCTTCGCCGTGGCGCCGATGATGGATTGGACAGACCGGCACTGCCGCGTGTTCCATCGGCTGCTGTCGCGCCGGGCTCTGCTTTACACCGAGATGGTCACGACGGGTGCCGTCATTCATGGCGACCGGACGCGGTTGCTCGGCTTCGATCGGAGCGAGCATCCGGTGGCGCTGCAGCTCGGCGGTTCTGATCCGGCCGACCTCGCGACCTCGGCCCGGATCGGCGAGGATTTCGGTTATGACGAAATCAACCTCAATGTCGGCTGTCCGTCGGACCGGGTGAAGGATGGCCGCTTCGGCGCCTGCCTGATGGCGGAGCCGGCGCTGGTCGCGGCCTGCGTCGCGGCGATGAAGCGCGTGGTGACAATTCCGGTCACGGTGAAGTGCCGCATCGGCATCGATGATCAGGATCCGGAGGTCGCGCTCGATGCATTGGCGGATGCCGTGGTCGATGCAGGCGCTGACGCGCTGATCGTGCATGCGCGCAAGGCCTGGCTGAACGGGCTGTCGCCGAAGGAGAACCGCGACATCCCGCCGCTCGACTATGACAGGGTGTACCGGCTGAAGGCGCGGCTGCCGCGGGTGCCGGTCATCATCAATGGCGGCATCACCAGCATCGAAGCGGCGCAGGATCATCTCGCGCATGTCGATGGCGTGATGCTCGGGCGCGCGGCCTATCAGGAGCCGTGGCGATTGCTCGACGTCGATCCCGTGCTGTTCGGCGAGGCGGGGCCACAGCGGAGCATGAAGGACGCGCTGGCTGCGCTCGAGCCCTATATCGAGCGCCAAGTCGCGCAGGGCATGCGGCTGCACGCGATCACGCGGCATCTCGTCGGAGCGTATCATGCCGTGCCCGGCGCGCGCGCGTTCCGCCGCCATCTCGCCGAGCGCGGCGTCAAGCCTGACGCAGGCATCGAGGTGTTGCGCGAGGCCGTGGCGATGATCGAGGAGCGCGCGCCTTCCGTCGCGCTGGCCTGA